The following coding sequences lie in one Sorghum bicolor cultivar BTx623 chromosome 6, Sorghum_bicolor_NCBIv3, whole genome shotgun sequence genomic window:
- the LOC110436629 gene encoding uncharacterized protein LOC110436629: protein MGRREATVGQREATAAWRTATATLHPSPSFFSPLPRFAPAGRGGRRSCTPQRRPGGGRWNLLCANAIPGRPGRPRISTWPAAILLGEYWTQLPLRPCAIEHYWTDAFGCTLQSSDQSWSCSGMPLPDGTDAVLCRFSTAVGRKWNVCARIKYARLTLRRTSGEASAQQLWAIWIMGIADLSFFVD, encoded by the exons ATGGGGCGACGCGAGGCAACCGTGGGGCAACGCGAGGCGACCGCAGCGTGGcgcacggcgacggcgacccTACATCCTTCCCCTTCCTTCTTCTCGCCG TTGCCTCGTTTCGCCCCGGCCGGCCGCGGAGGCCGTAGATCCTGCACGCCGCAGCGTCGACCGGGCGGCGGCAGGTGGAATCTCCTGTGTGCGAATGCGATCCCTGGACGGCCCGGCCGGCCGCGGATCTCGACGTGGCCAGCGGCTATTTTACTCGGGGAATACTGGACACAGCTGCCTTTGCGCCCGTGCGCGATCGAGCATTATTGGACAGATGCGTTCGGTTGCACATTGCAGTCCAGTGACCAGTCCTGGAGCTGCAGCGGTATGCCACTGCCTGACGGTACGGATGCTGTTCTCTGCAGGTTTAGCACGGCAGTCGGCAGGAAATGGAATGTGTGCGCCAGAATAAAATACGCCCGTTTAACCCTCCGGCGAACGTCCGGGGAAGCTTCAGCTCAGCAGCTCTGGGCAATTTGGATAATGGGCATTGCAGATCTTTCTTTTTTTGTAGATTAA